One region of Miscanthus floridulus cultivar M001 chromosome 19, ASM1932011v1, whole genome shotgun sequence genomic DNA includes:
- the LOC136526718 gene encoding arogenate dehydrogenase 2, chloroplastic-like, which yields MLSSSTSTLRLHQPNRPHRSHPAAPAAGGATHLASPRRWLGHAPGAASPAPLRARAQRIRALDAAQPFDFESRAAGLLEERQRLKIAIVGFGNFGQFLARTFARQGHTLLTHSRTDHSALASTLGASFFTDPHDLCECHPDVVLLATSILSAEAVLRSLPVHRLRRNTLFVDVLSVKEFPKNLLLSSLPPDFDVICTHPMFGPESARDGWDGLPFVFDKVRVGDCPARRARAEAFLNIFEREGCRMVEMSCAEHDAHAAETQFLTHTVGRMLAMLELRSTPINTKGYETLLRLVDNTCSDSFDLYNGLFMYNKNSTELLNRLEWAMDSVKKKLFDGLHDVLRKQLFEGSPHAPNVSSSNVRK from the coding sequence ATGCTGTCGTCTTCCACCTCCACCCTCCGCCTCCACCAACCAAACCGTCCCCACCGGAGCCACCCGGCGGCCCCGGCCGCGGGGGGCGCCACCCACCTAGCCTCCCCGCGGCGGTGGCTCGGGCACGCCCCGGGGGCGGCGTCCCCGGCGCCGCTCCGCGCGCGGGCCCAGCGCATCCGCGCGCTGGACGCCGCCCAGCCGTTCGACTTCGAGTCCCGCGCGGCGGGGCTGCTGGAGGAGCGTCAGCGCCTGAAGATCGCCATCGTCGGGTTCGGTAATTTCGGGCAGTTCCTGGCGCGCACCTTCGCGCGGCAGGGGCACACGCTGTTGACGCACTCCCGGACGGACCACTCCGCGCTGGCGTCCACGCTGGGGGCCTCCTTCTTCACCGACCCGCACGACCTGTGCGAGTGCCACCCGGACGTGGTGCTCCTCGCAACCTCCATCCTCTCCGCCGAGGCCGTGCTCCGCTCGCTGCCcgtccaccgcctccgccgcaaCACGCTCTTCGTCGACGTGCTCTCCGTCAAGGAGTTCCCCAAGAACCTCCTGCTCAGCTCGCTGCCCCCCGACTTCGACGTCATCTGCACCCACCCCATGTTCGGTCCGGAGTCGGCGCGCGACGGCTGGGACGGCCTTCCCTTCGTGTTCGACAAGGTCCGGGTCGGGGACTGccccgcccgccgcgcccgcgccgaggCGTTCCTCAACATCTTCGAGCGGGAAGGGTGCCGGATGGTGGAGATGTCGTGCGCCGAGCACGACGCGCACGCCGCCGAGACCCAGTTCCTGACGCACACCGTCGGGAGGATGCTCGCCATGCTGGAGCTCCGATCCACGCCCATCAACACCAAGGGGTACGAGACGCTGCTCCGCCTCGTCGACAACACCTGCAGCGACAGCTTCGACCTCTACAACGGGCTCTTCATGTACAACAAGAACTCCACCGAGCTGCTCAACCGCCTCGAGTGGGCCATGGACTCCGTCAAGAAGAAGCTCTTCGACGGCCTCCACGACGTGCTCCGGAAGCAGCTCTTCGAGGGATCCCCGCACGCCCCCAACGTCTCCTCCTCCAACGTCCGCAAGTAG
- the LOC136526717 gene encoding pentatricopeptide repeat-containing protein At2g36730-like, protein MATLPAAVHALIAGASTGRHLRQVHAHLITSGRLASLGSTLLRRLISLHPHLHLAAAHRLLLSIPSPPLDLFNLLLPPLASSPDPAAAAGLYVHLRRGGLRPDAHTLPHVLKALGRLAPGCLPLVACTHAEAVKTGLTRAVVYVPNALMAAYSACGHFGHTMQVFDEMPRRTVVSWNTALTACADNGRHDRCAGMFADMVEAGSVPDQTTFVLMLTAAAELGNLALGKWAHGQVLARRLDMTLQLGTAAVNMYAKCGEVSYASRLFERMAARNVWTWSAMIMGYSQNGMAREALELFDRMKDASVAPNYVTFLGLLCGCSHAGLVNEGRQFFHEMQHVNGIKPMMTHYSAMVDVLGRNGRLQEAFDFVVDMPVEADTVVWRTLLSACQLHSSKDCIGIVDKVQKRLLKLEPRRSGNHVMVANIYSDIGLWDKAAMTRRVMREGGLKKVAGESCVEVGGRIQRFISGDESCPGLDGVYRILHELSINMRKWEPVDKILLADSDL, encoded by the coding sequence ATGGCCACGCTCCCGGCCGCCGTCCATGCCCTCATCGCCGGCGCCTCCACTGGGCGCCACCTCCGGCAGGTCCACGCCCACCTCATCACCTCCGGCCGCCTCGCTTCCCTCGGCTCCACCCTCCTGCGCCGCCTCATTTCGCTGCACCCGCACCTCCACCTCGCTGCCGCCCACCGCCTTCTCCTCTCCATCCCATCCCCGCCACTCGACCTCTTCAACCTCCTCCTGCCGCCACTCGCCTCCTCGCCCGATCCCGCCGCTGCGGCCGGACTCTACGTCCACCTCCGCCGCGGGGGCCTTCGCCCGGATGCCCACACGCTCCCGCACGTCCTCAAGGCGCTCGGCCGCCTCGCGCCGGGCTGCCTCCCGCTCGTCGCCTGCACTCACGCGGAGGCCGTCAAGACCGGCCTTACCCGCGCCGTGGTGTACGTGCCGAACGCTCTCATGGCCGCGTACTCTGCCTGTGGCCACTTCGGGCACACCATGCaggtgttcgacgaaatgccGCGCCGGACCGTGGTGTCGTGGAACACTGCGCTCACCGCCTGTGCGGACAACGGCCGCCACGACCGGTGCGCCGGGATGTTCGCGGACATGGTAGAGGCTGGGTCCGTGCCTGATCAGACGACGTTCGTGCTCATGCTCACCGCTGCGGCTGAGCTGGGAAACTTGGCGCTTGGCAAGTGGGCGCATGGGCAGGTCCTTGCCCGGCGGCTTGACATGACGCTTCAGCTTGGCACGGCTGCGGTGAATATGTATGCCAAGTGCGGCGAGGTGAGTTATGCGTCACGCTTGTTTGAGAGGATGGCAGCACGGAACGTCTGGACATGGAGCGCGATGATCATGGGGTATTCACAAAACGGGATGGCACGGGAGGCACTGGAGCTTTTTGACAGGATGAAGGATGCATCTGTTGCGCCCAACTATGTCACATTTCTTGGACTCCTCTGCGGATGCAGCCATGCTGGTCTGGTCAACGAGGGCCGCCAATTCTTCCATGAAATGCAGCATGTCAATGGCATCAAGCCAATGATGACGCACTACAGTGCCATGGTTGATGTCCTGGGACGCAACGGCCGCCTCCAGGAAGCTTTTGATTTTGTTGTGGACATGCCGGTCGAGGCCGACACGGTCGTTTGGAGGACGTTGCTGAGCGCCTGCCAGCTGCACAGCTCCAAGGACTGCATTGGCATCGTTGACAAGGTGCAGAAGAGGTTGCTGAAGCTGGAGCCCCGCAGAAGCGGTAACCATGTCATGGTCGCAAACATCTACTCTGACATTGGGTTGTGGGACAAGGCGGCCATGACGAGGAGGGTGATGAGGGAAGGGGGGTTGAAGAAGGTGGCGGGGGAGAGCTGTGTCGAGGTAGGAGGGCGGATTCAGCGGTTCATCTCCGGGGATGAATCCTGTCCTGGATTGGATGGGGTTTACAGGATTCTTCATGAGTTGAGCATCAACATGAGAAAATGGGAACCTGTGGACAAAATTTTACTTGCTGATTCTGACCTGTGA